In Streptomyces chartreusis NRRL 3882, the following are encoded in one genomic region:
- the afsQ1 gene encoding two-component system response regulator AfsQ1: MPSLLLIEDDDAIRTALELSLTRQGHRVATAASGEDGLKLLREQRPDLIVLDVMLPGIDGFEVCRRIRRTDQLPIILLTARSDDIDVVVGLESGADDYVVKPVQGRVLDARIRAVLRRGERESNDAATFGSLVIDRSAMTVTKNGEDLQLTPTELRLLLELSRRPGQALSRQQLLRLVWEHDYLGDSRLVDACVQRLRAKVEDVPSSPTLIRTVRGVGYRLDPPQ, translated from the coding sequence GTGCCTTCCCTGTTGCTGATCGAGGACGACGACGCCATCCGGACGGCCCTGGAGCTCTCACTGACGCGCCAGGGTCACCGGGTGGCGACCGCTGCCAGTGGTGAGGACGGTCTGAAGCTGCTGCGCGAGCAGCGGCCGGATCTGATCGTGCTGGACGTGATGCTGCCCGGCATCGACGGGTTCGAGGTGTGCCGGCGCATCCGGCGCACGGACCAGTTGCCGATCATCCTGCTGACCGCGCGCAGCGACGACATCGACGTGGTCGTCGGTCTGGAGTCCGGCGCCGACGACTACGTCGTCAAGCCGGTGCAGGGGCGGGTGCTGGACGCCCGGATCCGGGCCGTGCTGCGGCGCGGCGAACGGGAGTCCAACGACGCGGCGACGTTCGGCAGCCTCGTCATCGACCGCTCGGCGATGACCGTGACGAAGAACGGCGAGGACCTCCAGCTCACGCCGACCGAGCTGCGGCTGCTGCTGGAGCTGAGCCGGCGGCCGGGGCAGGCGCTGTCGCGGCAGCAGCTGCTGCGGCTGGTGTGGGAGCACGACTACCTGGGCGACTCGCGGCTCGTGGACGCCTGTGTCCAGCGGCTGCGCGCCAAGGTCGAGGACGTGCCCTCGTCCCCGACGCTGATCCGTACCGTGCGGGGTGTCGGTTACCGGCTGGATCCGCCTCAGTGA
- a CDS encoding MFS transporter, protein MSPASTGASTIVGADAAVPAADSRMSPGGPGYRRMSLALFLAGVATFALLYSTQALLPLISGEFGVAASDASWTVAAATGGLALFVLPMSALSERFGRRTVMTASLAVAVTVGLLVPFAPSLGVLVVLRALQGAALAGLPASATAYLAEEVSPKALVTAIGLFVAGNSVGGMSGRVITGWVAQEWGWRVAVGVIGAIAVACAVAFRLLLPAPKNFKAGSLRPRVLARTVRDHLSNPLLCRLYAIGALFMTVFGGVYTVIGYRLTEAPFSLPQGIIGSIFLVYLVGTVSASTAGRLVGRLGRRGALYAGGGTTAAGLLLSLAGSLPLVLLGLVLITAGFFAGHAVASSAVSKTATTGRAQASALYQSAYYIGSSAGSTVGAIAFHAGGWAGTVGVGLLAVLGVVTITVFGTRAARMQRRPATAA, encoded by the coding sequence ATGTCTCCCGCCAGTACCGGGGCGTCCACGATCGTGGGCGCCGATGCCGCTGTCCCTGCCGCCGACTCACGTATGTCCCCGGGCGGGCCCGGCTACCGCCGGATGAGCCTCGCCCTCTTCCTCGCGGGTGTCGCGACCTTCGCGCTGCTGTACTCCACGCAGGCGCTGCTCCCGCTGATCTCCGGCGAGTTCGGGGTGGCGGCGAGCGACGCGAGCTGGACGGTGGCCGCCGCGACGGGCGGGCTGGCGCTGTTCGTCCTGCCGATGAGCGCCCTGTCGGAGCGTTTCGGACGGCGTACGGTCATGACCGCCTCGCTGGCCGTGGCGGTGACCGTCGGGTTGCTGGTGCCCTTCGCACCGTCGCTGGGGGTCCTGGTCGTGCTGCGGGCGCTCCAGGGCGCGGCCCTGGCCGGGCTGCCGGCGTCGGCGACGGCGTACCTCGCGGAGGAGGTCAGCCCCAAGGCGCTGGTCACCGCGATCGGACTGTTCGTCGCGGGCAACAGCGTCGGCGGGATGAGCGGCCGGGTCATCACCGGCTGGGTCGCGCAGGAGTGGGGCTGGCGGGTAGCCGTCGGTGTGATCGGCGCGATCGCCGTGGCGTGCGCGGTGGCCTTCCGGCTGCTGCTCCCCGCCCCGAAGAACTTCAAGGCCGGTTCGCTGCGGCCGCGCGTGCTGGCCCGGACGGTCCGTGACCATCTGTCCAACCCGCTGCTGTGCCGGCTGTACGCGATCGGCGCGCTGTTCATGACGGTGTTCGGCGGCGTGTACACGGTCATCGGCTACCGGCTGACCGAGGCCCCGTTCTCGCTGCCGCAGGGCATCATCGGCTCGATCTTCCTGGTGTACCTCGTCGGTACGGTGTCCGCGTCGACGGCCGGCCGTCTGGTGGGCCGGCTGGGACGCCGGGGCGCGCTGTACGCGGGCGGCGGTACGACGGCGGCGGGCCTGCTGCTGTCCCTGGCGGGCTCGCTCCCGCTGGTCCTGCTGGGCCTGGTCCTCATCACGGCGGGCTTCTTCGCGGGCCACGCGGTGGCCTCCTCCGCGGTCAGCAAGACGGCCACGACCGGCCGCGCACAGGCCTCGGCGCTCTACCAGTCGGCCTACTACATCGGCTCCAGCGCGGGCAGCACGGTCGGCGCCATCGCCTTCCACGCGGGCGGCTGGGCCGGGACGGTCGGCGTCGGGCTGCTGGCGGTCCTGGGCGTCGTGACGATCACGGTGTTCGGGACGCGGGCGGCGCGGATGCAGCGCCGCCCGGCCACGGCCGCCTGA
- a CDS encoding PspC domain-containing protein, giving the protein MSRLARPTHGRMIGGVCAALARRFGTSTTTMRVIFLVSCLLPGPQFLLYIALWILLPSESKVQNKAQTAW; this is encoded by the coding sequence ATGTCACGCCTCGCCCGCCCCACCCACGGCCGCATGATCGGCGGAGTGTGCGCCGCGCTGGCACGGCGCTTCGGCACCTCCACGACGACGATGCGGGTGATCTTCCTGGTCTCGTGCCTGCTGCCCGGCCCCCAGTTCCTGCTGTACATCGCGCTGTGGATCCTGCTGCCCTCGGAGAGCAAGGTGCAGAACAAGGCGCAGACGGCCTGGTAG
- a CDS encoding VanZ family protein — MRQGSIGGSAAFRIRVTGGVLLVAHLAFVAWLTLRPLDVPWVMPANLRPFDGIRADLALGWPEAARRICEGLALLAPLGVLLPMASGRLFVSPLASLLNTVTAGALLSLGIELLQTGVPGQVVDVDSLFLNTAGVALAHLALVPAGRSWLRRRTTARPPRAPLPPEEPAQGRTPTIPRVGIAPWSDALPPSSP, encoded by the coding sequence GTGCGTCAAGGCTCCATCGGCGGCAGCGCCGCGTTCCGCATCCGTGTGACAGGAGGTGTCCTCCTCGTCGCACACCTCGCGTTCGTCGCCTGGCTGACGCTGCGGCCGCTGGACGTGCCCTGGGTGATGCCGGCCAATCTGCGGCCGTTCGACGGCATCCGGGCCGATCTCGCCCTGGGCTGGCCCGAGGCGGCCCGCCGGATCTGTGAGGGGCTGGCCCTGCTCGCCCCGCTGGGCGTGCTGCTGCCGATGGCGAGCGGCAGGCTGTTCGTCTCGCCGCTGGCGTCCCTGCTGAACACCGTCACGGCCGGCGCCCTGCTGTCACTGGGCATAGAGCTGCTCCAGACCGGCGTTCCCGGTCAGGTCGTCGACGTCGACTCGCTGTTCCTCAACACCGCGGGCGTGGCCCTCGCGCATCTCGCGCTCGTCCCCGCCGGCCGCTCCTGGCTGCGCCGCCGGACCACGGCGCGCCCGCCCCGTGCGCCCCTGCCCCCGGAGGAGCCGGCTCAGGGTCGGACCCCGACGATTCCCAGGGTCGGGATCGCCCCGTGGAGCGACGCTTTGCCCCCTTCGTCTCCGTAG
- a CDS encoding alpha/beta hydrolase, translating to MAHQPTPVRRARLGRTFGPGPSAVSGVVLLLPGGDEVSGRRPSPMVATASVRALGRRLARAGRDEGLVTHVVHYRYRGWNGSEANLAADAAWAADEVVRRYGDVPVCLAGIGMGGRAGLRAGGHEAVNSVLALAPWLPEEDVAAPPEPVKQLVGRQVLIVHGTNDGRTDPELSFRLAARAKKANRDVCRFEVHADGHGLNQYRDEVLALAEDFVMGALFGRAVSRPVRDAFAAPPPLGLRMPLAAGFSPSRR from the coding sequence ATGGCACACCAACCGACGCCGGTTCGCAGGGCCCGGCTGGGCAGGACATTCGGTCCGGGGCCGTCGGCGGTCAGCGGCGTGGTGCTGCTGCTCCCCGGCGGCGACGAGGTCTCCGGCCGCAGGCCGTCCCCCATGGTGGCGACCGCCTCCGTACGCGCCCTGGGCCGCCGCCTGGCCCGCGCGGGCCGGGACGAGGGTCTCGTCACGCACGTGGTGCACTACCGCTACCGCGGCTGGAACGGCAGCGAGGCCAACCTCGCGGCCGATGCGGCCTGGGCGGCGGACGAGGTCGTGCGGCGTTACGGGGACGTTCCCGTCTGCCTCGCCGGCATCGGCATGGGCGGCCGGGCCGGGTTGCGCGCGGGTGGCCACGAGGCCGTCAACTCCGTGCTGGCCCTCGCTCCTTGGCTGCCGGAGGAGGATGTGGCCGCGCCACCCGAACCGGTGAAGCAGTTGGTGGGGCGGCAGGTGCTGATCGTGCACGGCACGAACGACGGGCGGACGGATCCCGAGTTGTCGTTCCGGCTGGCGGCGCGGGCGAAGAAGGCGAATCGGGATGTGTGCCGGTTCGAGGTGCATGCGGACGGGCACGGGCTGAATCAGTACCGGGACGAAGTGCTCGCGCTGGCCGAGGACTTCGTGATGGGGGCGTTGTTCGGGCGGGCTGTGTCCCGTCCCGTGCGGGACGCTTTTGCGGCGCCGCCGCCGTTGGGGTTGCGGATGCCGTTGGCCGCCGGGTTCAGTCCTTCGAGGCGGTAG
- a CDS encoding LysR family transcriptional regulator, with product MAHQHSSAARLSPSSDTEDMAEMSKVLAPRLAYFAGVARTEHVTRAAQEMNVPQSTLSRSMARLEQDLGVDLFARHGRTVSLTPAGRTFLTSVERALAEVERAAEEVRADADPTTGKVAFGFLHTMGAETVPGLLQAFRADHPRVRFSLVQNYGEAMLERLRAGELDLCLTSPVPDAPDLVARRLDEQKLRLVVPADHSLAGRRRIRLAEAADEMFVTLEPGYGLRRITDDLCKEAGFKPRIAFEGEEAETLRGLVAAGLGVALLPPPAVPRPGVVELTVTAPRAAREIGVAWLEGHPDTPPVAAFKRFLLSRRGSLLPT from the coding sequence ATGGCGCATCAACACAGCTCAGCGGCTCGGCTGTCACCATCCAGTGACACAGAAGACATGGCAGAGATGTCCAAGGTGCTGGCGCCCCGCCTCGCGTACTTCGCGGGCGTCGCCCGTACCGAGCACGTCACCCGCGCCGCCCAGGAGATGAACGTCCCCCAGTCGACCCTCTCCCGGTCCATGGCCCGCCTGGAGCAGGACCTCGGCGTCGACCTCTTCGCCCGCCACGGCCGCACGGTCTCCCTCACCCCGGCCGGGCGCACTTTCCTCACCTCCGTCGAGCGGGCCCTGGCCGAGGTCGAGCGCGCCGCCGAGGAGGTGCGGGCCGATGCCGACCCCACCACCGGCAAGGTCGCCTTCGGCTTCCTGCACACCATGGGCGCCGAGACGGTCCCGGGCCTCCTCCAGGCCTTCCGCGCCGACCATCCGCGCGTCCGCTTCAGCCTCGTCCAGAACTACGGCGAGGCCATGCTCGAACGCCTCCGCGCCGGCGAACTGGACCTGTGCCTGACGTCCCCCGTCCCCGACGCCCCCGACCTGGTCGCCCGCCGCCTCGACGAACAGAAACTCCGCCTCGTCGTCCCGGCCGACCACTCCCTCGCGGGCCGCCGCCGCATCCGCCTCGCCGAGGCCGCGGACGAGATGTTCGTCACCCTGGAACCCGGCTACGGCCTCCGCCGCATCACCGACGACCTCTGCAAGGAGGCCGGCTTCAAGCCGCGGATCGCCTTCGAGGGAGAGGAGGCGGAAACCCTGAGGGGCCTGGTGGCGGCGGGCCTGGGGGTAGCCCTCCTCCCACCACCTGCCGTCCCCCGCCCAGGGGTGGTCGAGCTGACGGTGACGGCCCCACGCGCGGCCCGAGAGATCGGCGTGGCCTGGCTGGAGGGCCACCCGGACACACCCCCGGTGGCAGCCTTCAAAAGGTTCCTGCTCTCAAGAAGAGGCAGCTTGTTGCCGACCTGA
- the dnaN gene encoding DNA polymerase III subunit beta — translation MEFRIDRTAFAEAVGRAVRALPARTPVPVLGGLLLEADAGRLAVTGFDFEAAVRVEADAEVAVPGRALVLGRRLLDVCRVLPDGPVSCALEASRFTVEADGTRFGLSTLPLAEYPALPAPPAPYGTVDGAAFATAVSQVAVAAGRDDTLPLLTGVQLRLDGGEMTLAASDRYRYAVRRLEWRPGAAADGVVDALLPARRLLDVARSLGRGGDVLIGWDPAGGGGLIGFEGGRTRTALRLLDGRLPTYRSLFDMAGAAVAEVECEGLAEAVRRVAVVAEANSPVRLDFSSDGSVMLRAGYGDDVAVQRLPATLTGADEMPVAFNPAYLLDALTAFESPRVRLELLGAGQRALLHAVPDGGAAEAAGEHRHLLMSVKQLV, via the coding sequence ATGGAGTTCCGCATCGACCGTACGGCGTTCGCCGAGGCCGTGGGCCGGGCCGTACGGGCGCTGCCCGCGCGGACGCCGGTGCCGGTGCTGGGCGGGCTGCTGCTGGAGGCGGACGCGGGGCGGCTGGCCGTGACGGGGTTCGACTTCGAGGCGGCGGTACGGGTGGAGGCCGACGCCGAGGTCGCGGTGCCCGGGCGGGCGCTCGTCCTGGGGCGGCGGCTGCTGGACGTCTGCCGGGTGCTGCCGGACGGGCCGGTGAGCTGCGCCCTGGAGGCGTCGCGGTTCACGGTGGAGGCGGACGGTACGCGGTTCGGGCTGTCGACGCTGCCCCTCGCCGAGTACCCGGCCCTGCCGGCGCCGCCCGCGCCGTACGGCACGGTGGACGGCGCCGCGTTCGCGACGGCCGTCTCCCAGGTCGCCGTGGCGGCCGGGCGCGACGACACGCTGCCGCTCCTGACGGGCGTCCAACTGCGTCTGGACGGTGGTGAGATGACGCTGGCCGCTTCGGACCGCTACCGGTACGCCGTGCGGCGGCTGGAGTGGCGGCCGGGGGCGGCGGCCGACGGGGTGGTGGACGCGTTGCTGCCCGCGCGGCGCCTGCTGGACGTCGCGCGGTCGCTGGGCCGCGGCGGGGACGTGCTGATCGGGTGGGACCCGGCCGGTGGCGGCGGGCTGATCGGCTTCGAGGGCGGGCGGACGCGGACGGCGCTGCGGCTCCTGGACGGGCGGCTGCCGACGTACAGGTCGCTCTTCGACATGGCGGGGGCCGCGGTCGCCGAGGTGGAGTGCGAGGGGCTCGCGGAGGCCGTCCGGCGGGTCGCTGTGGTGGCGGAGGCGAACAGTCCGGTGCGGCTGGACTTCTCGTCCGACGGGTCCGTCATGCTCCGCGCCGGCTACGGCGACGACGTGGCGGTCCAGCGCCTGCCGGCCACGCTGACCGGTGCCGACGAGATGCCCGTGGCCTTCAACCCGGCCTATCTGCTGGACGCGCTGACGGCCTTCGAGAGCCCGCGCGTGCGGCTGGAACTGCTGGGGGCGGGGCAGCGGGCGCTGCTGCACGCGGTGCCGGACGGCGGGGCCGCCGAGGCGGCCGGGGAGCACCGGCATTTGCTGATGTCGGTGAAACAGCTGGTCTGA
- a CDS encoding SigE family RNA polymerase sigma factor — protein sequence MNTLHGTSTSAVVTRLHDVNRGSEKSGAVSGRGCARGTGRQHTAFMTVVDAHTGENKGTGAVHGGAAYGEDSGERRSLSEAEFTAYVQERRASLYATAYHLTGDRFEAEDLLQSALFSTYRAWDRISDKAAVGGYLRRTMTNLHISAWRRRKLNEYPTEELPETPGDTDAMRGTELRAVLWQALARLPELQRTMLVLRYYEGRTDPEIAEILDISVGTVKSSIWRSLRRLREDEVLSFGRDEQDAFGELVA from the coding sequence ATGAACACGCTGCACGGCACCAGCACCAGCGCAGTGGTCACGCGTCTGCACGACGTGAACCGGGGTTCCGAGAAGTCCGGTGCCGTGAGCGGGCGGGGGTGCGCTCGCGGCACCGGGCGTCAGCACACCGCGTTCATGACGGTGGTTGACGCGCACACGGGGGAGAACAAGGGGACGGGGGCGGTTCACGGGGGAGCCGCGTACGGGGAGGACTCGGGGGAGCGCCGCTCGCTGTCGGAGGCGGAGTTCACCGCCTACGTCCAGGAGCGCCGCGCCTCCCTGTACGCCACCGCCTACCACCTCACCGGCGACCGCTTCGAGGCCGAGGACCTGCTCCAGAGCGCGCTGTTCTCGACGTACCGGGCGTGGGACCGGATCAGTGACAAGGCCGCGGTCGGCGGATACCTCCGCCGCACCATGACCAACCTGCACATCAGCGCCTGGCGGCGCCGCAAGCTCAACGAGTACCCGACCGAGGAACTGCCGGAGACGCCCGGCGACACGGACGCGATGCGCGGCACCGAACTGCGCGCGGTCCTGTGGCAGGCGCTGGCCCGGCTGCCCGAGCTCCAGCGCACCATGCTGGTCCTGCGCTACTACGAGGGCCGCACGGACCCGGAGATCGCGGAGATCCTCGACATCAGTGTCGGCACGGTGAAGTCCAGCATCTGGCGGTCGCTCCGCCGGCTGCGCGAGGACGAGGTCCTCAGCTTCGGCCGTGACGAGCAGGACGCCTTCGGCGAGCTCGTCGCCTGA
- a CDS encoding ATP-binding protein: MCPAAARQGRGRALVPDADPYRAGCRLPAGSASVRQRHHQGGDRGWTAARKGVLSRLRFTSLRLRLVVVFGLVALTAAVSASGIAYWLNREAVLTRAQDAVLHDFEQEMQNRAGALPEHPTQDELQHTAGQMAGSDQRFSVLLVASNADGRTVYGSSGGLSGFSLQDVPVSLRTAVNKRQKVDGADKHPYHLYWQRVVDHDTPYLVAGTRVIGGGPTGYMLKSLEPEAKDLNSLSWSLGIATGLALIGSALLAQAAATTVLKPVQRLGAAARRLGEGKLDTRLRVSGTDELADLSRTFNKAAEALEKRVADMAARDEASRRFVADMSHELRTPLTAITAVTEVLEEELEAETGSMDPMIEPAVRLVVSETRRLNDLVENLMEVTRFDAGTARLVLDDVDIADQITACIDARAWLDAVELDADRGIHARLDPRRLDVILANLIGNALKHGGSPVRVSVREADDSLVIEVQDHGPGIPEDVLPHVFDRFYKASASRPRSEGSGLGLSIALENAHIHGGEITAANSPDSGAVFTLRLPRHTSGPGEQPAEGERKPGDDTGQDRGADSKGDA; the protein is encoded by the coding sequence CTGTGTCCAGCGGCTGCGCGCCAAGGTCGAGGACGTGCCCTCGTCCCCGACGCTGATCCGTACCGTGCGGGGTGTCGGTTACCGGCTGGATCCGCCTCAGTGAGACAGCGGCACCACCAAGGGGGGGACCGCGGCTGGACCGCGGCGCGCAAGGGAGTCCTGTCGCGGCTGCGCTTCACCAGCCTGCGGCTGAGGCTGGTCGTCGTCTTCGGCCTGGTGGCGCTGACGGCCGCCGTGTCCGCGTCCGGCATCGCGTACTGGCTCAACCGCGAGGCGGTGCTCACCCGCGCCCAGGACGCCGTGCTGCACGACTTCGAGCAGGAGATGCAGAACCGGGCGGGTGCGCTGCCCGAGCATCCGACGCAGGACGAGCTCCAGCACACCGCGGGCCAGATGGCGGGCAGCGACCAGCGCTTCAGCGTGCTGCTGGTCGCGAGCAACGCCGACGGCAGGACCGTCTACGGCAGCTCCGGCGGGCTGAGCGGCTTCTCGCTGCAGGACGTGCCGGTCTCGCTGCGCACGGCGGTGAACAAGAGGCAGAAGGTCGACGGGGCCGACAAGCACCCGTACCACCTGTACTGGCAGCGGGTCGTCGACCACGACACGCCGTATCTCGTGGCCGGTACGCGGGTGATCGGCGGCGGTCCGACCGGTTACATGCTGAAGTCGCTGGAGCCGGAGGCGAAGGACCTCAACTCGCTGTCCTGGTCGCTGGGGATCGCCACCGGGCTCGCGCTGATCGGCTCGGCGCTGCTCGCGCAGGCCGCCGCGACGACCGTGCTGAAGCCGGTGCAGCGGCTCGGGGCGGCCGCGCGGCGGCTCGGCGAGGGCAAGCTGGACACCCGGCTCAGGGTGTCCGGGACCGATGAACTCGCCGACCTGTCGCGGACCTTCAACAAGGCGGCCGAGGCGCTGGAGAAGCGGGTCGCCGACATGGCCGCGCGGGACGAGGCGTCCCGGCGGTTCGTCGCCGACATGAGCCATGAGCTGCGGACGCCGCTCACCGCCATCACCGCCGTGACGGAGGTGCTGGAGGAGGAGCTGGAGGCGGAGACCGGGAGCATGGACCCGATGATCGAGCCGGCCGTCCGACTGGTGGTCAGCGAGACGCGGCGGCTGAACGACCTGGTCGAGAACCTGATGGAGGTCACCCGCTTCGACGCGGGCACGGCCCGGCTCGTCCTGGACGACGTCGACATCGCCGACCAGATCACCGCGTGCATCGACGCCCGCGCCTGGCTGGACGCGGTCGAGCTGGACGCCGACCGCGGCATCCACGCCCGGCTGGATCCGCGCCGTCTGGACGTCATCCTCGCCAACCTGATCGGCAACGCGCTCAAGCACGGCGGCTCCCCGGTGCGGGTGTCCGTCCGCGAGGCCGACGACTCGCTCGTCATCGAGGTGCAGGACCACGGGCCCGGCATCCCCGAGGACGTCCTGCCGCACGTCTTCGACCGTTTCTACAAGGCCAGTGCCTCCCGGCCGCGCTCCGAGGGCAGCGGCCTGGGCCTGTCCATCGCCCTGGAGAACGCCCACATCCACGGCGGCGAGATCACCGCGGCCAACTCGCCCGACTCGGGCGCGGTGTTCACCCTGCGGCTCCCGCGCCACACGTCCGGGCCGGGGGAACAGCCCGCCGAGGGCGAGCGGAAGCCAGGGGACGACACCGGCCAGGACCGGGGCGCGGACTCGAAGGGGGACGCCTGA
- a CDS encoding adenosine deaminase, with product MTSQTIANTPTPDQIQRAPKVLLHDHLDGGLRPGTIVELARATGYSQLPETDPEKLGIWFREAADSGSLERYLETFSHTVGVMQTRDALVRVAAECAEDLAADGVVYAEVRYAPEQHLEGGLSLEEVVEAVNEGFREGERRAREKGLRIRVGALLTAMRHAARALEIAELANRYRDLGVVGFDIAGAEAGYPPTRHLDAFEYLKRENNHFTIHAGEAFGLPSIWQALQWCGADRLGHGVRIIDDIQVHEDGTVELGRLASYVRDKRIPLELCPSSNLQTGAAASYAEHPIGLLRRLHFRATVNTDNRLMSHTSMSREFEHLVEAFAYTLDDLQWFSVNAMKSAFIPFDERLAMINDVIKPGYAELKSEWLFRQTASTSGSGASEG from the coding sequence ATGACGAGCCAGACCATCGCGAACACCCCGACACCGGACCAGATCCAACGGGCGCCCAAGGTTCTGCTGCACGACCACCTCGACGGCGGTCTGCGCCCCGGCACCATCGTCGAACTCGCCCGCGCGACGGGCTACTCCCAGCTCCCGGAGACCGATCCGGAGAAACTGGGCATCTGGTTCCGCGAGGCCGCCGACTCCGGTTCCCTGGAACGGTACTTGGAGACCTTCTCCCACACCGTGGGCGTCATGCAGACCCGAGACGCCCTGGTGCGGGTCGCCGCCGAGTGCGCCGAGGACCTCGCCGCGGACGGCGTCGTCTACGCCGAGGTGCGCTACGCCCCCGAGCAGCACCTCGAAGGCGGTCTGAGCCTCGAAGAGGTCGTCGAGGCCGTCAACGAGGGCTTCCGGGAAGGGGAGCGCCGCGCCCGGGAGAAGGGCCTGCGCATCCGCGTCGGCGCCCTGCTCACCGCCATGCGGCACGCGGCCCGCGCCCTGGAGATCGCCGAACTCGCCAACCGCTACCGCGATCTGGGCGTCGTCGGCTTCGACATCGCGGGTGCCGAGGCCGGCTACCCGCCCACCCGGCACCTCGACGCCTTCGAGTACCTCAAGCGCGAGAACAACCACTTCACCATCCACGCCGGGGAGGCCTTCGGGCTGCCGTCCATCTGGCAGGCCCTCCAGTGGTGCGGCGCCGACCGGCTCGGGCACGGGGTGCGGATCATCGACGACATCCAGGTCCACGAGGACGGCACCGTCGAACTCGGGCGGCTCGCCTCCTACGTCCGGGACAAGCGCATCCCGCTGGAGCTGTGCCCGAGCTCCAACCTCCAGACCGGGGCGGCGGCCTCGTACGCCGAGCACCCCATCGGGCTGCTGCGGCGGCTGCACTTCCGGGCCACGGTGAACACGGACAACCGCCTGATGTCCCACACGAGCATGAGCCGGGAATTCGAGCACCTTGTCGAGGCGTTCGCCTACACGCTCGACGACCTGCAGTGGTTCTCAGTCAATGCGATGAAATCAGCGTTCATTCCTTTCGATGAACGGCTGGCCATGATCAATGACGTGATCAAGCCGGGTTATGCCGAGCTGAAATCCGAATGGCTGTTCCGGCAGACCGCTTCCACCAGCGGTTCCGGGGCTTCGGAAGGCTGA
- a CDS encoding uridine kinase, whose amino-acid sequence MTRASKATRGVVRPPMDASHWCPVSSPLAIPTRVVLLCGPSGSGKSLLAARSGLPVLRLDDFYKEGDDPTLPLVAGSSDIDWDHPASWDADTAVAAITRLCRTGRTDVPVYDIAQSARTGTETVDIGRTPLFIAEGIFAAEIVTRCRELGVLADALCLSRGPVRTFRRRFLRDLREGRKSVPFLLRRGWRLMRDERKIVARQTALGAYACDRDEAMGRLAAAAAGRCASLGTAA is encoded by the coding sequence GTGACGCGCGCATCAAAGGCGACCCGCGGGGTCGTACGGCCCCCGATGGATGCCTCACACTGGTGTCCCGTGAGTTCCCCTCTGGCCATACCGACGCGAGTCGTGCTGCTCTGCGGCCCATCCGGCTCCGGCAAGTCCCTCCTCGCGGCCCGCTCCGGCCTCCCGGTGCTGCGGCTCGACGACTTCTACAAGGAGGGCGACGACCCGACGCTGCCGCTGGTGGCGGGGAGTTCGGACATCGACTGGGACCATCCTGCATCGTGGGACGCGGACACGGCCGTCGCCGCGATCACCCGGCTGTGCCGCACGGGCCGTACGGACGTTCCCGTCTACGACATCGCGCAGAGCGCCCGCACCGGCACGGAGACGGTGGACATCGGGCGGACCCCGCTGTTCATCGCGGAGGGCATCTTCGCCGCGGAGATCGTCACGCGCTGCCGGGAGCTCGGCGTCCTCGCCGACGCGCTGTGCCTGAGCCGCGGCCCGGTGAGGACGTTCCGCCGCCGCTTCCTGCGGGATCTGCGGGAGGGCCGCAAGTCGGTGCCGTTCCTGCTGCGCCGCGGCTGGCGTCTGATGCGGGACGAGCGCAAGATCGTCGCCCGCCAGACCGCGCTGGGCGCGTACGCCTGCGACCGCGACGAGGCGATGGGCCGGCTGGCGGCCGCGGCGGCGGGCCGCTGTGCGAGCCTCGGTACGGCGGCCTAG